The genomic interval TCACTCGGCAACTTGCTTGGAGCGATCATCGTCTTTTTGATTGGCTGGCTCATTGCCAAGCTGATTGCGAACGGAATTCAAAAAGCGTTAGAGAAGTCTGGGGTCGTCAACAAGTTGGCACCTCAAAAAGAAGGTACACCACCAAAGAAGAAGAAGTGGACACCTGAAAAAATCATCGGGACCGTCGTCTTTTGGGTTCTCATGGTGTTTGTTCTCATCTTGGTCTTCAACATCCTTGATCTGAACATCATTGCTGGACCACTCGCAGATACGATGAGTACATTACTCGCGGCAATCCCGAACATCTTGAAAGCAGCACTTATCCTTCTCTTGGCGTACGTCATCGCGGTCGTTCTCCGTATGATCATTGTCAAAGCAGGAACGAAGCTGATGGCGAACGATAAAGTACGTTCGAACAAGATGCTTCAAGGTCAGACGGACTTATCGTCTTACCCGAAAATCGCGGGAGAAATTGTCTTCTATCTCGTTTTACTTCTGTTCCTACCGGGTGTCCTCGATGCGTTGAACATTGAGAGTGTCTCTCAGCCGTTCAGCCAATTGTTATCGTCATTCCTTGGATTTATTCCACGCTTGATTGCGGCGGCAGCCATCTTCTTCGTCGGCTTCCTCGTAGCGAAAATCGTCCGCGATATCGTGACGAATTTCCTTCATGCTGTTGGAACAGATAAATTCGCAGCTCGCTTCAACCTTGGGTCAACGGATCAAAAAGATGCGAAATCACTTTCGTCGATTCTCGGAACAGTCGTCTTCATCTTGATTCTGATTCCAATCACGATTTCAGCACTTGATCAATTGAATATTAAAGGAATCACAGGACCAGCGATCAACATGTTGAACGATGTCCTCGGTATGATTCCAAACATCATCGTCGGTATCG from Exiguobacterium acetylicum DSM 20416 carries:
- a CDS encoding mechanosensitive ion channel, producing MNNIWNGTSLNLNGILGSLGNLLGAIIVFLIGWLIAKLIANGIQKALEKSGVVNKLAPQKEGTPPKKKKWTPEKIIGTVVFWVLMVFVLILVFNILDLNIIAGPLADTMSTLLAAIPNILKAALILLLAYVIAVVLRMIIVKAGTKLMANDKVRSNKMLQGQTDLSSYPKIAGEIVFYLVLLLFLPGVLDALNIESVSQPFSQLLSSFLGFIPRLIAAAAIFFVGFLVAKIVRDIVTNFLHAVGTDKFAARFNLGSTDQKDAKSLSSILGTVVFILILIPITISALDQLNIKGITGPAINMLNDVLGMIPNIIVGIVLILVGLYVGRFIKKFVTDLLSRLGFNNLTRHLKIGTWDANQASTSPASIVGALVEIVIVVLFVVEAFNLIGLDFMVDLGRAVLAFLPSVLTAIIILAIGIIVSNLVKRTMDSLFGNSELKVLSSVAKYAILALAVFMALDQLGVADTIVNSAFILILGALALA